From Apteryx mantelli isolate bAptMan1 chromosome 30, bAptMan1.hap1, whole genome shotgun sequence, the proteins below share one genomic window:
- the TPM4 gene encoding tropomyosin alpha-4 chain isoform X3: protein MAAPSSLEAVKRKIQCLQQQADEAEDRAQVLQRELDLERDLREKAEGEVAALNRRIQLVEEELDRAQERLATALQKLEEAEKAADESERGMKVIENRAMKDEEKMEIQEMQLKEAKHIAEEADRKYEEVARKLVILEGELERAEERAEVSEVKCSDLEEELKNVTNNLKSLEAQSEKYSEKEDKYEEEIKLLSDKLKEAETRAEFAERTVAKLEKSIDDLEEKLAQAKEENLGLHQTLDQTLNELNCI, encoded by the exons ATGGCCGCGCCGAGCTCCCTGGAAGCCGTGAAGAGGAAGATCCAGTGCCTGCAGCAACAGGCCGATGAGGCGGAGGATCGCGCCCAGGTCCTCCAGCGGGAGCTGGACCTGGAACGGGACCTGCGGGAGAAA GCTGAAGGTGAGGTGGCAGCTCTGAATAGACGTATCCAACTCGTGGAAGAGGAGTTGGATCGTGCCCAGGAACGGCTGGCTACAGCCTTGCAGAAACTGGAGGAGGCTGAGAAAGCAGCCGATGAGAGCGAGAg AGGAATGAAGGTTATTGAGAACAGAGCaatgaaagatgaagaaaaaatggAGATTCAGGAGATGCAACTGAAAGAGGCTAAGCATATTGCTGAAGAAGCTGACCGCAAATATGAAGAG GTTGCCCGTAAACTGGTTATTTTGGAGGGTGAACTGGAAAGAGCTGAAGAGCGTGCAGAGGTGTCAGAAGT taaaTGTAGTGACCTTGAAGAGGAATTAAAGAATGTCACTAACAACCTGAAGTCCCTGGAAGCCCAATCTGAAAAG TACTCggaaaaagaagataaatatGAAGAAGAAATCAAGCTTCTGTCTGACAAGCTTAAAGAA gctgAAACACGTGCTGAATTTGCGGAGAGAACAGTTGCAAAACTGGAAAAGTCTATTGATGACCTGGAAG aAAAACTTGCTCAGGCAAAAGAAGAGAATTTGGGGTTGCATCAGACACTGGATCAGACGTTAAATGAACTAAACTGTATATGA
- the TPM4 gene encoding tropomyosin alpha-4 chain isoform X4, which produces MAAPSSLEAVKRKIQCLQQQADEAEDRAQVLQRELDLERDLREKAEGEVAALNRRIQLVEEELDRAQERLATALQKLEEAEKAADESERGMKVIENRAMKDEEKMEIQEMQLKEAKHIAEEADRKYEEVARKLVILEGELERAEERAEVSEVKCSDLEEELKNVTNNLKSLEAQSEKYSEKEDKYEEEIKLLSDKLKEAETRAEFAERTVAKLEKSIDDLEDELYAQKLKYKAISEELDHALNDMTSL; this is translated from the exons ATGGCCGCGCCGAGCTCCCTGGAAGCCGTGAAGAGGAAGATCCAGTGCCTGCAGCAACAGGCCGATGAGGCGGAGGATCGCGCCCAGGTCCTCCAGCGGGAGCTGGACCTGGAACGGGACCTGCGGGAGAAA GCTGAAGGTGAGGTGGCAGCTCTGAATAGACGTATCCAACTCGTGGAAGAGGAGTTGGATCGTGCCCAGGAACGGCTGGCTACAGCCTTGCAGAAACTGGAGGAGGCTGAGAAAGCAGCCGATGAGAGCGAGAg AGGAATGAAGGTTATTGAGAACAGAGCaatgaaagatgaagaaaaaatggAGATTCAGGAGATGCAACTGAAAGAGGCTAAGCATATTGCTGAAGAAGCTGACCGCAAATATGAAGAG GTTGCCCGTAAACTGGTTATTTTGGAGGGTGAACTGGAAAGAGCTGAAGAGCGTGCAGAGGTGTCAGAAGT taaaTGTAGTGACCTTGAAGAGGAATTAAAGAATGTCACTAACAACCTGAAGTCCCTGGAAGCCCAATCTGAAAAG TACTCggaaaaagaagataaatatGAAGAAGAAATCAAGCTTCTGTCTGACAAGCTTAAAGAA gctgAAACACGTGCTGAATTTGCGGAGAGAACAGTTGCAAAACTGGAAAAGTCTATTGATGACCTGGAAG ACGAGCTGTACGCTCAGAAGCTGAAGTACAAAGCTATCAGTGAGGAGCTTGACCATGCTCTCAATGATATGACCTCCTTGTAA